One window from the genome of Ictidomys tridecemlineatus isolate mIctTri1 chromosome 12, mIctTri1.hap1, whole genome shotgun sequence encodes:
- the LOC101970034 gene encoding N-acetyltransferase 8F1 → MREGLAVTCGNCRHGSLPMAPHHIRKYQEIDHKRVLELFSQGMIEHVPATFRHMLKLPQTFLLLLGVPVTLLLVSGSWLLALVSNVTLLVFLWLLARQPWRKYVVVCFQTDLADITKSYLRAHGSCFWVAESGGQVAGIVGALPVEDAPPGRKQLQLFHLSVALEHRGEGLGKALVMTVLQFARAQGYSEVVLDTSIVQQAALTLYLRMGFQKTGEYFYNKVFRLVYLSTIRLTYFLPSAQEGGP, encoded by the coding sequence ATGCGTGAAGGTTTAGCTGTCACTTGTGGAAACTGCAGACACGGAAGTCTCCCCATGGCACCTCATCACATCCGCAAATACCAGGAGATTGACCACAAAAGGGTCCTGGAGTTGTTCTCCCAAGGGATGATCGAGCATGTCCCTGCCACCTTTCGCCACATGCTGAAGTTGCCACAAACATTCTTGCTTTTACTTGGGGTGCCCGTCACCCTACTCCTGGTCTCTGGCTCTTGGCTCCTGGCTCTTGTATCCAATGTCACCCTCCTTGTTTTCCTATGGCTGTTGGCCAGACAGCCTTGGAGGAAGTACGTGGTGGTGTGTTTCCAGACAGACCTTGCAGATATCACCAAATCCTACCTGAGGGCCCATGGCTCCTGCTTCTGGGTGGCTGAGTCTGGGGGCCAGGTGGCAGGCATAGTGGGTGCTTTGCCAGTGGAGGATGCCCCCCCAGGGAGGAAGCAACTGCAGCTGTTTCACCTCTCTGTGGCCTTGGAGCACCGAGGTGAAGGACTAGGGAAAGCCCTGGTCATGACTGTCCTCCAGTTTGCGAGGGCTCAGGGCTACAGTGAGGTTGTCCTTGATACTAGCATAGTACAGCAGGCTGCTCTGACCCTCTACCTGCGCATGGGCTTCCAGAAGACAGGAGAGTACTTTTATAACAAGGTCTTTAGACTAGTGTACCTTTCTACTATTCGTTTAACATACTTCCTCCCATCTGCTCAGGAAGGAGGCCCATGA
- the LOC101955070 gene encoding N-acetyltransferase 8F1, with translation MASYHIRKYQESDNDSVLALFSSGLTEHIPATFRHMLMLPRMLLFLLGVPLTVLLVTSSWLLTIMSSFTLLVFLRLLAAFPWKVHEALCLRTDLADITKNYMSECGSCYWVAESEGQVVGTVSALPVADPPLGKKQLQLLHLSVAKEHRGKGIAKALVRTLIQFARVQGYNEVFIETTTMHYSALALYQAIGFQKKSQIYYSMIWRILDVPKVDLTYHLPSAQEEGL, from the coding sequence ATGGCTTCTTATCACATCCGCAAATACCAGGAGAGTGACAACGACAGTGTTCTGGCATTGTTCTCCAGTGGGTTGACTGAGCACATCCCTGCCACATTCCGCCACATGCTGATGCTGCCCCGAATGCTCTTGTTCTTACTTGGAGTGCCCCTCACTGTACTGCTAGTCACTAGCTCCTGGCTCCTGACCATAATGTCCAGCTTTACCCTACTTGTTTTCCTGAGGCTGCTTGCTGCTTTTCCCTGGAAGGTTCATGAAGCTCTATGTTTGCGCACAGACCTGGCTGACATCACCAAGAACTACATGAGTGAGTGTGGCTCCTGCTACTGGGTGGCTGAGTCTGAGGGACAGGTGGTGGGCACAGTGAGTGCTCTCCCAGTAGCAGACCCTCCCTTAGGGAAGAAACAATTGCAGCTGCTACACCTCTCAGTGGCCAAGGAGCACCGTGGTAAGGGGATCGCAAAAGCCCTTGTCAGGACTCTCATCCAGTTTGCCCGGGTTCAGGGCTACAATGAAGTTTTCATTGAGACTACCACAATGCATTACAGTGCCCTGGCACTCTACCAGGCTATAGGCTTCCAGAAGAAAAGCCAGATTTACTACAGCATGATTTGGAGGATACTGGATGTTCCTAAAGTTGATTTAACGTACCACCTTCCTTCTGCTCAGGAAGAGGGACTGTGA